The following are from one region of the Acidobacteriota bacterium genome:
- a CDS encoding Gfo/Idh/MocA family oxidoreductase — translation MSARKTRSTSRGAQQSSNAIDTGSTRPIGLGIVGCGNVMDGAYMPAIQRLQSKGWVQVVGASHTSRERCQPVLDKWAIPNYFETYQQLCDTPEIDVVVVLTSMKEHGAIARAALRAGKHVLVEKPMAVSLHEAKKMVDLARTSNCFLVSAPFVTLSPTFEIIRDRVDAGDLGKVCLVRARYGWSGPDWSEWFYQPGSGPIFDLAVYSLTTITGILGPAKKVTAMTGTAQPSRIVNGRRVKVKVEDNAQILLDFGSATFAVVTSGFTMQKYRSPALELYGTEGTIQMMGDDWAPEGYELWQNKVGAWQVFSETDPHWQWTAGLQHLIECIRNGKRPTVTPEHAYHVLEIMLAAQTAGKTGRAQALKSTFKKRTGSKKYVEGEAAHRVHDRRLK, via the coding sequence ATGAGCGCCAGGAAAACTCGATCCACGTCTCGCGGTGCACAGCAATCGTCCAACGCGATTGATACCGGTTCTACGCGTCCAATCGGCCTCGGCATCGTCGGCTGCGGCAATGTCATGGACGGCGCGTATATGCCTGCGATCCAGCGACTGCAGAGCAAAGGCTGGGTTCAAGTGGTGGGCGCGTCCCACACGAGTAGGGAACGTTGCCAACCCGTACTGGATAAATGGGCGATTCCGAACTACTTCGAAACCTATCAGCAACTTTGCGACACTCCCGAAATCGATGTTGTTGTCGTGCTTACGTCCATGAAAGAGCACGGCGCTATTGCTCGTGCCGCTTTGCGCGCAGGGAAGCATGTGCTGGTTGAGAAGCCAATGGCAGTTTCTCTTCACGAAGCTAAGAAGATGGTTGACCTCGCGCGCACCTCGAATTGTTTCTTGGTGAGCGCGCCTTTTGTTACGTTGAGCCCAACGTTCGAGATCATTCGCGATCGTGTCGATGCCGGTGACCTCGGCAAGGTCTGTTTAGTGCGAGCCCGCTACGGGTGGTCGGGGCCGGACTGGTCCGAGTGGTTTTATCAGCCCGGCAGCGGTCCTATCTTCGATCTGGCCGTCTACAGCCTCACCACTATCACTGGAATTCTCGGCCCCGCGAAAAAAGTCACGGCGATGACGGGCACAGCGCAACCCAGTCGAATCGTCAATGGACGAAGGGTCAAGGTAAAGGTGGAAGACAACGCGCAAATCCTTCTCGACTTTGGGTCTGCAACCTTTGCCGTCGTCACTTCCGGATTCACCATGCAGAAATATCGTTCTCCCGCACTGGAGCTGTACGGAACGGAAGGCACCATTCAGATGATGGGCGACGACTGGGCTCCCGAAGGTTATGAACTCTGGCAGAACAAGGTTGGAGCCTGGCAAGTGTTTTCTGAAACGGATCCGCATTGGCAATGGACAGCTGGCCTGCAACACTTAATCGAATGTATTCGCAATGGAAAACGGCCAACCGTGACACCCGAGCACGCCTATCACGTCTTGGAAATCATGCTCGCCGCGCAAACTGCCGGAAAGACGGGACGAGCGCAGGCGCTTAAGAGTACTTTCAAAAAGCGAACGGGCTCAAAGAAATATGTCGAAGGGGAGGCTGCACATCGCGTGCACGACCGCCGCCTCAAATAG
- a CDS encoding ROK family protein: MPASTPNAPAESQEICGIGIDLGGTKIAAGLVSFPSGNILAKEIVPTRPERGGQAVLDDAIAVARNLRRRAGDLGKEVRGIGVGIAELVNLEGEITSEYLIKWCGLPAKQALSQVAPTQFESDARAPAIAESLLGAGKPFVNFIYLTVGTGISYCLMVEGKPYTGAHGHAILVASGILTSECEKCGTVQDQVLEEFAAGPGLVARYNRHADTAVTTGEQVTSAAAAGDPIAQHIVQSAADALGNSVGFLVNILDPQAIVVGGGLGLAGGLYWDRFIHSTRRRIWSEVSRDLPIIPAKLGPDAGLIGAAAIVCK, encoded by the coding sequence ATGCCCGCTTCCACGCCCAATGCGCCCGCCGAATCGCAAGAGATCTGCGGAATCGGGATCGACTTGGGCGGAACGAAAATCGCCGCCGGCCTGGTGTCTTTCCCGTCAGGAAATATTCTCGCGAAAGAAATCGTCCCCACCCGCCCGGAGCGAGGCGGACAGGCTGTCCTCGACGACGCGATCGCTGTTGCTCGCAATTTAAGGCGCCGGGCAGGCGACCTGGGCAAAGAAGTTCGCGGCATCGGCGTCGGCATCGCGGAACTAGTGAATCTTGAGGGAGAGATCACGAGCGAATACCTGATCAAGTGGTGTGGTCTTCCTGCGAAGCAAGCGTTGTCGCAGGTTGCTCCTACGCAGTTCGAGTCCGATGCGCGCGCTCCTGCTATCGCAGAATCCTTGCTGGGTGCCGGTAAACCGTTCGTTAACTTTATTTATCTAACTGTCGGTACCGGAATCAGTTATTGCCTGATGGTCGAGGGCAAACCCTATACCGGGGCACACGGACACGCCATCCTGGTGGCGAGCGGCATCCTCACTTCTGAATGTGAAAAGTGTGGAACGGTGCAGGATCAGGTTCTGGAAGAATTTGCAGCTGGGCCGGGCCTGGTCGCACGTTACAACAGGCACGCCGACACTGCAGTCACGACTGGAGAACAAGTAACGTCTGCCGCCGCTGCGGGAGATCCCATCGCCCAACACATTGTTCAATCAGCGGCCGATGCGCTCGGTAACAGTGTCGGGTTTCTCGTCAACATTCTCGATCCGCAAGCGATCGTCGTGGGAGGAGGACTTGGCCTCGCGGGAGGATTGTACTGGGACCGTTTCATTCATTCCACGCGGCGCCGTATCTGGTCGGAGGTATCGAGGGACCTGCCAATCATCCCCGCGAAGCTCGGCCCCGATGCAGGATTGATTGGAGCCGCCGCCATTGTCTGCAAATAG
- a CDS encoding VCBS repeat-containing protein: MKMSLLLVLLLVSLPLLATNPVPAISEPLVPTSVAPGSSAFTLTIHGIGFVSGTVVNWNHVARPTTFVSSSQVTAQISAADVAAAGTASLSVVSPGPGGGASNVAFFSVTFPTTGIAVRRDAISVPNGGFSIVTGDFNNDGRIDTASLGSFHKQVALVISGNVSPHTYDLGAGLPGGQPIQVAVGDFNGDGKLDLVAAAGPVWVLLGNGDGSFQAPVKYLEDSLSGQVVVRDINGDGNLDLVFGSQSTDGMNPVLLGNGDGTFRPGTSYAGGTHVAALAAADFNGDGVTDLALVPDPNVGEVCVEFGNGDGTFVPGSCVALAPGLNVRGMTVADFNGDGKPDLAITPGYIALGNGDGTFNISGSLWRALWFAAADVNGDGFVDLVFTDPRPLVGLQISLGNGSGHFNGALSFTFPSSTRGIAVADMDGDGRLDFIGVRGALDFQAPAVTLSTKTLAFPTTKVGNASAPKSVTVTNSGSADLAFTGFATNSTDFSETSDCPSILAVGSSCSGSVVFTPSIIGLETAALTISDNAHPGFQTVKLHGKGK, from the coding sequence ATGAAGATGTCTCTCCTGCTCGTGTTGCTACTCGTTTCGCTCCCGCTCCTGGCAACAAATCCTGTCCCTGCCATCAGCGAACCGTTGGTGCCGACGAGCGTTGCACCCGGAAGTTCTGCGTTTACACTGACGATCCACGGCATTGGCTTCGTTTCCGGGACAGTGGTGAACTGGAACCACGTCGCGCGACCCACTACGTTCGTGAGCAGTTCACAGGTCACCGCACAGATTTCCGCAGCAGATGTCGCCGCTGCGGGAACCGCTTCCTTGTCCGTGGTAAGCCCTGGTCCCGGCGGAGGCGCGTCCAACGTCGCCTTCTTTTCCGTGACCTTTCCCACGACAGGGATTGCGGTACGACGCGATGCGATCAGTGTTCCAAACGGCGGTTTTTCCATCGTCACAGGCGATTTCAATAACGATGGGAGGATCGATACCGCAAGCCTCGGCTCTTTTCATAAACAGGTTGCACTGGTCATTTCTGGCAACGTCTCCCCGCACACCTATGACCTCGGAGCCGGACTACCCGGTGGGCAGCCGATTCAGGTCGCGGTCGGAGATTTTAACGGAGACGGCAAGCTTGACCTGGTAGCGGCAGCAGGTCCTGTCTGGGTGCTATTGGGAAATGGTGATGGCAGCTTTCAGGCGCCGGTCAAATACCTGGAAGATTCACTCTCCGGCCAAGTTGTGGTTCGGGACATCAATGGCGACGGCAACCTGGACTTGGTGTTCGGATCGCAGAGTACGGACGGCATGAATCCCGTGCTACTCGGAAACGGTGACGGGACATTTCGGCCTGGAACGAGTTACGCGGGCGGCACTCATGTTGCTGCGTTGGCGGCGGCCGACTTCAATGGTGATGGCGTGACCGATCTGGCTCTAGTGCCCGATCCTAATGTAGGTGAAGTCTGTGTGGAATTCGGCAATGGAGATGGGACGTTTGTACCCGGATCTTGCGTCGCCTTAGCGCCCGGCCTTAACGTACGTGGAATGACTGTTGCCGACTTCAACGGCGATGGGAAACCCGATCTCGCCATTACCCCGGGATATATTGCGCTCGGAAATGGCGATGGAACATTCAATATTTCCGGTTCCCTTTGGAGAGCGCTCTGGTTCGCTGCAGCGGACGTGAACGGAGACGGCTTTGTCGATCTGGTGTTTACCGATCCGCGCCCGCTGGTCGGTCTTCAAATCTCACTGGGCAATGGAAGTGGGCACTTTAATGGAGCTTTGTCATTTACCTTCCCTTCGTCCACTCGCGGTATTGCGGTGGCGGACATGGATGGCGACGGCCGGCTCGACTTCATCGGCGTCCGCGGAGCATTGGATTTTCAGGCACCTGCAGTGACGTTGAGCACGAAGACCCTCGCGTTTCCAACGACAAAAGTTGGCAACGCAAGCGCTCCCAAGAGCGTCACCGTGACCAACTCAGGCAGCGCCGACCTGGCGTTCACAGGCTTCGCAACGAACAGTACGGACTTCTCGGAAACGAGTGACTGTCCATCGATCTTGGCGGTAGGGTCTAGTTGTTCCGGGAGTGTTGTGTTCACGCCCAGTATCATTGGCTTGGAAACTGCAGCGCTAACCATCTCAGACAACGCCCATCCCGGATTTCAGACCGTAAAACTTCACGGCAAAGGAAAGTGA
- a CDS encoding periplasmic heavy metal sensor, with protein sequence MKIRNIAFVVLAVGVSCGLTAQTSSTETRVVRNPKKIERRIILRSGEPGMRGEMGKWWRDTEISKKLQLSDGQIQQLDQIFFDHRVKLIDHGAEMEKQDMKLQSLLDADQPDEGQIGSQVDLVLAARGKLEREYTFMNLDLRKVLSLDQWRQLKAVRSERDGDNVIYLHRKLDGPGAGPMLPPLPPDSEGEAPIPNL encoded by the coding sequence ATGAAAATTAGAAACATAGCGTTTGTGGTTCTAGCCGTGGGAGTATCGTGCGGACTGACCGCCCAGACTTCCTCCACTGAAACTCGCGTCGTGCGAAATCCAAAAAAAATAGAAAGACGGATTATCCTGCGCTCTGGCGAGCCCGGAATGCGCGGAGAGATGGGCAAGTGGTGGCGCGACACCGAAATCTCCAAAAAGTTGCAGTTGTCGGATGGGCAAATCCAGCAACTCGACCAGATTTTCTTTGATCACCGCGTAAAGCTGATTGACCATGGCGCGGAAATGGAAAAGCAGGATATGAAACTGCAATCCCTGCTGGACGCGGATCAGCCGGACGAAGGGCAGATCGGCTCGCAGGTCGACCTGGTGCTCGCCGCGCGCGGCAAGCTGGAGCGGGAATACACCTTCATGAATCTGGATCTGCGAAAAGTGTTGAGCCTCGACCAATGGCGTCAGCTGAAAGCGGTACGGAGTGAGAGGGATGGGGACAACGTCATCTACCTTCATCGCAAGCTCGATGGCCCTGGGGCTGGACCGATGCTGCCACCTCTCCCGCCTGATTCTGAAGGAGAAGCGCCGATACCGAATCTGTAA
- a CDS encoding sigma-70 family RNA polymerase sigma factor — protein MSLSLPALAAQTEVVPTAITAADFDRIVRQYQRKVYRVLLLILKRPEDADNLTQECFLRAYMSMRSFRGDCSVQTWLLRIAVNLARDEARNRRAGFWKRLLGLEDAGVGMDEYEPPCVKATPERGLIAQQELAAVWQAVDKLSPRQKEVFILRFAEEMQLKEIAEVLNLRTGTVKAQLFRAVTSVREQVRR, from the coding sequence ATGAGCCTTTCTCTCCCGGCGTTAGCGGCGCAAACCGAGGTCGTCCCAACGGCAATCACCGCCGCGGACTTCGATCGGATCGTCCGCCAGTACCAGCGCAAGGTTTATCGCGTGCTGCTCCTGATCCTCAAACGGCCAGAAGACGCGGACAACCTGACGCAGGAATGTTTTCTTCGCGCCTACATGAGCATGCGAAGTTTTCGGGGCGATTGCAGCGTCCAAACCTGGCTGCTGAGGATTGCGGTAAACCTGGCGCGGGACGAGGCGAGGAACCGTCGCGCTGGCTTTTGGAAACGATTGTTGGGACTGGAGGACGCCGGCGTTGGGATGGACGAGTATGAGCCTCCATGCGTGAAGGCAACGCCCGAGCGAGGCTTGATCGCGCAACAGGAACTGGCAGCAGTGTGGCAGGCGGTGGATAAACTATCACCTCGCCAGAAAGAAGTTTTCATTTTGCGGTTTGCGGAAGAAATGCAACTGAAGGAAATCGCAGAGGTGCTTAACCTCAGAACAGGCACGGTAAAAGCCCAGCTTTTTCGGGCGGTGACGAGCGTACGAGAGCAAGTCAGGAGATGA
- a CDS encoding AI-2E family transporter encodes MWLYCYGRNWRDKVYRGAPNKLKMDPREHIRLTGSALKNWAVAQIQDSIAVALLWLLGLWIIGVPWAALWALLAAALQIVPHLGPVLSLVGPALAALLRWQDWEHPLYVLILYAAIVVVDGLLLQPYIMRRAARVPMWASILVPLALGFAIPFWGFLIAPPLLAVVYAYKANKDSNPG; translated from the coding sequence GTGTGGCTCTATTGCTATGGACGGAATTGGCGGGATAAGGTTTACAGAGGAGCCCCAAACAAATTGAAAATGGATCCTCGCGAGCACATTCGCCTCACCGGCTCCGCACTCAAGAACTGGGCGGTCGCCCAGATTCAGGATTCTATCGCCGTAGCTCTGCTCTGGCTGCTCGGCCTGTGGATCATTGGAGTGCCATGGGCTGCGCTCTGGGCGCTCCTGGCGGCGGCGCTACAAATCGTTCCCCACCTGGGCCCCGTACTTAGCCTGGTCGGCCCGGCGCTCGCAGCCCTTCTTCGCTGGCAGGATTGGGAACATCCCCTCTATGTCCTGATTCTCTATGCAGCCATCGTGGTCGTCGACGGCCTGCTCCTGCAGCCCTACATCATGCGCCGCGCCGCCAGAGTGCCGATGTGGGCGTCAATACTCGTCCCACTCGCCCTGGGATTCGCGATCCCTTTCTGGGGATTTCTCATCGCCCCGCCCTTGCTTGCCGTGGTGTACGCGTACAAAGCGAACAAAGATTCAAACCCCGGTTAA
- a CDS encoding YebC/PmpR family DNA-binding transcriptional regulator, with product MSGHSKWATIKHKKGALDAKRGKIFTRLIKEIAMAAKSGGDPDMNPRLRTAILAAKAENMPADNIKRAIQRGTGELPGLTYEEFTLEGYGPGGVALLAEISTDNRNRTVSEIRHVFGKNNGNMAEAGAVSWMFHKKGDIIIPKSVAKEDDLMNIILEAGGEDLKDEGENWEIITEPSAYEGVLEAVKKAGITPVSSSVAMIPQNYIKLEGQQATQMIRLVEALEDNDDVQNVHSNFDIDEKLLEEVAG from the coding sequence ATGTCTGGCCATTCTAAGTGGGCCACAATCAAGCATAAAAAGGGCGCGCTGGACGCGAAGCGCGGCAAGATTTTCACCCGTCTCATCAAGGAAATCGCCATGGCTGCCAAGAGCGGCGGCGATCCGGACATGAATCCGCGCCTGCGCACGGCGATCCTGGCCGCGAAGGCCGAGAACATGCCCGCCGACAACATCAAGCGTGCCATCCAGCGCGGGACGGGCGAACTGCCCGGCTTGACCTACGAAGAGTTCACGCTCGAAGGCTACGGACCGGGTGGCGTTGCGTTGCTCGCGGAAATCTCGACCGACAATCGCAACCGCACGGTCAGCGAAATTCGCCACGTCTTCGGCAAGAACAACGGCAACATGGCGGAAGCCGGCGCCGTTTCCTGGATGTTCCACAAGAAGGGCGACATCATCATCCCCAAATCCGTTGCCAAGGAAGATGACTTGATGAACATCATCCTCGAAGCGGGTGGAGAAGATCTGAAGGACGAAGGCGAGAACTGGGAAATCATCACCGAGCCTTCCGCTTACGAAGGCGTGCTTGAGGCCGTCAAGAAGGCTGGCATCACGCCCGTTTCATCCAGCGTCGCGATGATTCCGCAGAACTACATCAAACTCGAAGGCCAGCAGGCGACCCAGATGATCCGACTGGTGGAGGCCCTGGAAGACAACGACGATGTCCAGAACGTGCACTCCAACTTCGACATCGACGAAAAGCTTCTGGAAGAAGTAGCAGGATAG
- a CDS encoding TlyA family RNA methyltransferase: MKTRLDKLLVERGITPSRERAHALILAGKVLVNEQKIEKAGASVDPDCAIRLLGDDLRYVSRGGLKLEKALAHWQIDLNGKTCLDVGASTGGFSDCMLQHGASRVIAVDTGYGQMEFRLRNDPRMQLLEKTNARYLVPEQVGAPIDFVAMDVSFISATLVLPAVILSSRIDINRPYRMVVLVKPQFEVGRDLVGKGGIVRDAAAQQAALVKVETALRSLGAKRTDSIESPILGAEGNREFLLFGEF; encoded by the coding sequence GTGAAGACGCGACTCGATAAACTTCTGGTGGAACGTGGCATCACGCCATCCCGTGAGCGCGCGCACGCGCTCATCCTCGCTGGAAAAGTTCTCGTCAACGAACAGAAGATAGAAAAAGCTGGCGCATCCGTGGACCCGGACTGTGCTATCCGCCTGCTCGGCGACGATCTTCGCTACGTGAGCCGTGGTGGACTCAAACTGGAGAAAGCCCTGGCACACTGGCAGATCGATCTCAATGGGAAGACCTGTCTCGATGTCGGCGCCTCCACCGGCGGCTTCAGTGACTGCATGCTCCAGCACGGCGCGAGCCGCGTGATTGCGGTCGACACCGGATACGGCCAGATGGAATTCCGCCTCCGCAACGATCCTCGCATGCAACTGCTGGAGAAAACCAACGCACGGTATCTCGTTCCGGAGCAGGTTGGCGCGCCAATTGATTTCGTCGCGATGGACGTCTCCTTCATTTCCGCGACCCTGGTGCTGCCCGCGGTTATCCTGTCATCCCGCATCGACATCAACCGCCCGTATCGGATGGTCGTCCTCGTGAAGCCCCAATTCGAAGTTGGCCGTGACCTGGTGGGCAAAGGCGGAATCGTACGCGACGCAGCCGCACAACAGGCCGCGTTAGTGAAGGTCGAGACTGCTCTCCGCAGCCTGGGTGCGAAGCGGACAGATTCCATCGAGTCTCCCATCCTAGGAGCGGAAGGCAATCGCGAATTCCTGCTGTTCGGAGAGTTCTAG
- a CDS encoding NAD(+)/NADH kinase, translating to MPESSKILARPVTVAIISKPGRPELSDILPQLHQWLTQRNYKVMVDPESAQYFSSADVVARSEMASRAPGLALVLGGDGTLLSAARAVCRAGTLILGVNLGTLGFLTELALDDLYPALEAIEKDQYMVDSRAMLSCSLVRAGGAVATHIALNDIVISKSAIARLNHFELYVDREFVSSYRADGVIVATPTGSTAYSLGAGGPILKPDVSAFVITPVSPHGLTHRPVVVRDSVEIEIQVVTGEEQAYLSLDGQVGMPVSDGDTVRCVKAEHPARLLRFRKTFFEVLSTKLKWGER from the coding sequence ATGCCAGAGTCTTCCAAAATCCTTGCCCGGCCAGTGACGGTCGCCATTATCTCGAAACCCGGTCGTCCGGAATTGTCGGACATCCTGCCGCAACTTCACCAATGGCTAACCCAGCGAAACTATAAAGTGATGGTCGACCCGGAGAGCGCGCAATATTTCTCGTCGGCCGATGTCGTTGCGCGTAGTGAGATGGCGTCCCGCGCCCCCGGCCTCGCCCTGGTGTTAGGCGGAGACGGCACTCTACTTTCGGCGGCGCGCGCAGTGTGTCGGGCCGGGACTCTCATCCTGGGAGTAAACCTGGGCACGCTCGGATTCCTCACCGAACTTGCTCTCGACGATCTCTATCCCGCGCTCGAAGCGATTGAAAAGGACCAGTACATGGTGGACAGCCGCGCCATGCTGAGTTGCTCCCTGGTTCGTGCAGGTGGCGCCGTCGCGACCCATATCGCCTTGAATGACATTGTGATCAGCAAAAGCGCGATCGCTCGTCTGAATCACTTCGAACTTTATGTCGACCGGGAATTCGTTTCCAGCTATCGAGCCGATGGTGTGATTGTCGCCACGCCAACTGGTTCCACCGCTTATTCGCTGGGTGCAGGAGGTCCCATCCTGAAGCCCGACGTCAGTGCGTTTGTGATCACACCTGTGTCTCCCCATGGATTGACCCACCGCCCGGTGGTCGTGCGCGACAGCGTCGAAATTGAAATTCAGGTCGTGACGGGCGAAGAGCAAGCCTACTTGAGTCTCGACGGGCAGGTTGGCATGCCGGTGAGCGACGGGGATACTGTGCGCTGTGTCAAAGCGGAACATCCCGCCAGACTGTTGCGCTTCCGCAAAACGTTCTTCGAAGTACTCAGTACGAAGCTGAAGTGGGGAGAGCGTTAG
- a CDS encoding amidohydrolase, whose product MLLTCAVCALAQSKPAADLIIRNAKVWTVDSARPEAEAVAILGDRIVSVGSNQEVELWRGPNTRVLDAAGKRLVPGFNDAHVHFTSGGQQLDNVQLNDATSQQEFARRIAERAKKTANGEWMVGGDWDETKWTPAQLPTKEVIDPITPNTPTALSRYDGHMILANSLALKLAGITAKTPDPDGGVIVHDAQGNPTGALKDAASDLVFKVIPDPTHDQRRHMAERALAHAASLGVTSVQDMNPEYADIAIYAELLEEGKLTTRIYAAPLISQVDDQVKIGIRHSFGGPYLRIGALKSYADGSLGSGTAYFFEPFNDQPNNHGLLSDAMHPISMMRDRMMRADASGLQLCTHAIGDAGISAILDIYAEIDKAHGPRDRRWRIEHAQHMAAKDFDRFAQLHVIASMQPYHAIDDGRWAEGRIGHDRASRTYAFRTFLDHGVRLAFGTDWSVAPLNPMLSLYAATTRATLDGKNPNGWFPEQKLTIKEAIEAYTMGSAYAEFQETVKGSITPGKLADMVLVSDDILAIDPVKIREVKVLKTWVGGKLTYGDDNPLR is encoded by the coding sequence ATGCTGTTGACATGTGCGGTGTGTGCGCTCGCGCAATCCAAACCTGCGGCTGACCTCATCATCCGTAACGCGAAGGTCTGGACCGTCGACTCTGCTCGTCCAGAAGCCGAAGCGGTCGCCATCCTGGGCGATCGAATTGTCTCCGTCGGATCCAATCAGGAAGTTGAACTCTGGCGCGGACCGAATACTCGCGTGCTTGATGCAGCAGGGAAGCGCCTCGTCCCCGGATTTAACGATGCTCACGTCCACTTCACATCGGGCGGCCAGCAACTCGACAACGTGCAATTGAATGACGCGACTAGCCAGCAGGAGTTCGCACGACGCATTGCAGAGCGAGCCAAGAAGACTGCTAATGGCGAATGGATGGTCGGCGGCGATTGGGACGAAACCAAGTGGACTCCCGCCCAACTTCCCACCAAAGAAGTGATCGACCCGATTACACCGAACACGCCGACTGCCCTCAGTCGCTACGACGGCCACATGATTCTGGCTAATTCTCTGGCGCTGAAGCTTGCAGGGATCACTGCCAAAACTCCCGACCCCGACGGAGGAGTTATCGTCCATGACGCGCAGGGAAACCCTACTGGCGCTTTAAAGGACGCCGCCAGTGATCTGGTTTTCAAAGTGATTCCTGACCCGACCCACGACCAGCGCCGCCACATGGCGGAGCGCGCGCTTGCCCATGCCGCATCGCTCGGCGTGACCAGTGTGCAGGACATGAATCCCGAGTACGCCGACATCGCGATCTATGCCGAATTGCTCGAGGAAGGCAAACTGACCACCCGCATCTACGCCGCTCCGTTGATTTCGCAGGTCGATGACCAGGTGAAGATCGGTATTCGCCACAGCTTTGGCGGTCCCTACCTTCGCATCGGCGCGCTCAAATCGTATGCCGACGGCTCGCTCGGTTCCGGCACCGCATATTTCTTCGAGCCCTTCAACGACCAGCCCAATAATCACGGACTGCTCTCCGATGCCATGCACCCGATTTCGATGATGCGGGATCGCATGATGCGGGCTGACGCGTCTGGCCTGCAGCTCTGTACGCACGCGATCGGTGACGCCGGCATCTCCGCCATCCTGGATATCTACGCCGAAATCGACAAAGCACACGGCCCACGCGACCGCCGCTGGCGCATCGAACATGCCCAGCACATGGCCGCGAAGGACTTCGATCGTTTCGCACAACTGCATGTCATCGCATCCATGCAGCCCTACCATGCGATCGACGATGGCCGCTGGGCCGAAGGACGTATTGGCCACGACCGCGCCAGCCGAACCTACGCCTTCCGCACATTTCTCGATCACGGCGTCAGGCTGGCCTTTGGCACGGATTGGAGCGTCGCACCTCTGAATCCCATGCTGTCGCTCTATGCCGCCACGACCCGCGCCACACTCGACGGGAAAAATCCCAACGGATGGTTTCCTGAACAGAAGCTGACCATTAAAGAAGCCATCGAGGCGTACACCATGGGCTCTGCGTATGCGGAATTTCAGGAGACTGTTAAAGGCTCCATCACTCCCGGAAAACTAGCCGATATGGTTCTGGTGAGCGACGATATCCTTGCG